The Actinomycetota bacterium genome window below encodes:
- a CDS encoding WhiB family transcriptional regulator, with protein MNEARMTWQEDGSCRGVDPEVFFPISDDEAWRAREICTACAVKTDCLAFSLQNRERYGVWGGVTERERQEMFRRGVAQRVLAEALQRAG; from the coding sequence GGCAGGAAGATGGTTCCTGTCGCGGCGTCGACCCCGAGGTTTTCTTCCCGATCTCAGACGACGAGGCGTGGCGCGCGAGGGAGATCTGCACCGCGTGCGCCGTGAAGACGGACTGCCTCGCGTTCTCGCTGCAGAACCGGGAGCGTTACGGTGTCTGGGGCGGGGTCACGGAGCGCGAACGCCAGGAGATGTTCCGTCGCGGCGTCGCGCAGCGCGTGCTCGCCGAAGCGCTCCAGCGCGCCGGCTAG
- a CDS encoding cyclic nucleotide-binding domain-containing protein, which yields MAERRLIRLDPNDTARALARVPLFAGCSGEDLRDIASLAHLLSFEDGAVIVPEGEEGLGFYLLLSGAAVVLQEGAEVNRIGSGQFFGEIALLEGTPRTASVVATERTVCLGILRSDFRPLLVRQPRIALRILEEEARRIDPGAAKSRATMAPVSPPE from the coding sequence ATGGCGGAAAGGCGACTCATCCGGCTCGATCCGAACGACACCGCGCGGGCGCTCGCGAGGGTGCCGTTGTTCGCGGGTTGCTCCGGCGAGGACCTTCGCGACATCGCATCGCTCGCGCATCTGTTGAGCTTCGAGGACGGCGCCGTGATCGTTCCCGAAGGCGAGGAAGGTCTGGGCTTCTATCTGTTGCTCTCCGGTGCGGCCGTCGTCTTGCAGGAGGGTGCGGAGGTGAATCGCATCGGATCGGGCCAGTTCTTCGGTGAGATCGCGTTGCTCGAGGGGACCCCTCGGACCGCGTCGGTCGTCGCGACGGAGCGGACGGTGTGCCTCGGGATCTTGCGGAGCGACTTCCGCCCGCTCCTCGTTCGGCAGCCTCGGATCGCGTTACGGATCCTCGAGGAGGAAGCGCGACGGATCGATCCGGGGGCCGCAAAATCGCGTGCTACCATGGCCCCCGTTTCTCCGCCGGAGTAG